TCAATGTCACTCACTCCTTGACGGTATCTTGTAAAAGCAAATGTAGTCAATAGAGCCTGTGAGAGAGGAAAGATTGGTAAATACGTTTTTAAAAATCCCATAAcgtgtcacaaagtgcttatacagaaacccagcctaaaaccccaaacagcaagcaatgcagatgtagagcATTATGTGCATGTTACAATTACTGCCAGAGAGTGTTGTGTAAGCTAAGTAGAAGATTCTAGAATGCCTGGTGTGCTGTCGCATGCACACTTGATAGCTGGACAAGAGACAGAGTAATGAATCCTGACTGGCAGCCTCATCAGTGATTAGCCTCTCTCTGTAGTTATATGTGAATATGTGTCTGAAATGCTATGCTACAGTATCTAAGCTAGGTACAGTTCCAACTGTATAGCTGTTTTATCACTGTTAATTTGAACATGTATTCTCcttccttatagaaccacaaAGATTACttctatgttgtgtgtgtgtgtgtgtgtgtgtgtgtggtgaccaAGAGATAATAAACCTCTGAATATGGACACATCTGCCTTGTTCTTGCCTGACAGTCTGTAGCGAGTCACAACCCTAACAATCAGCATTAATTACTAGCGGGTTCACTGCCGACCGCTCAGACGAGCTCCAGCTAGCAGTTTCAAATAGTAACatgctgagagaaagagagagacaaaaaatatctacagagagagccaaagagagagagcaaaagagagagagcaagagagagagagaggggagagagaaagagggagagagagagaggggagagagaaagagggaaagagagagaggggagagagaaagaggggagagagaaagagggagagagagagagagaggggagagagaaagagtgatagagagaggggagagagaatgagtgatagagagagagggagaggggagagagaaagagggaaagagagagagagaggggagagagaaagagggaaagagagagagagaggggagagagaaagagtgatagagagaggggagagagaaagagtgatagagagagagagagagggagaggggagagagaaagagggaaagagagagagagaggggagagagaaagagggatagagagagagagaggagagagaaagagggaaagagagaggagagagaaagagggagagagagagaggggagagagaaagagggagagagagagagagaggggagagagagagagcagctcacCCAAGTGACaatggagaagaaggagaaggccACTACAGCTCGGGCGGCGTCGGCAGAGATCTCTACTGCTTTGGTGGTGTGAGACCACTGATTGGCCAGGACACAGAAGCAGATGAACCAGAACAACGTCCACACtcctgacagagacagaggagggaaagTAAAGGTTATGTTAACACTTCCTACGAATACCcgcttcataatgcattataagtgCATTTATAACGCCTTATGAGCAATGCGTAATGCATTACAATGCACAACACTATGAGTGTAGTTATAGATGTTTATAAGCAGTGCACCTTTAGTACATATGTTGTTaagtgcggcaggtagcttagtggttaagagctttgtgccagtaaccgaaaggtcactggttctaatccccgagccgactaggtgaaaaatctgtcaatgtgcccttgagcaaggcacttaaccctaattactcctgtaactcgctctggataagagcgtctgctaaatgattaaaaatgttaaaaaaatgtaaaatgtaaattatgcATGGCATATAAGGCATTATAAACCTGTTTGTAATGCATTATTAGGAAGCTAGTCTATTCATAGGAAGTGTTGCCAAGATTATCGTTAAAAAATCTGACCAGAAGTGTCAGTTCTGGGTGCCAAACTACAGCCTTACAGATTTAGCATTGGAAGTATCACAAAATAAATCCCCCTAACCAGAGAAGATCAAATCGCCAGTGACAATGTTCTTCCTCTCTTTGGCGTTGCTGATCTGAGGGAAGTAGGCGTCCAGTACGATGAAGATGACGCAGCCGAGAAAGGCCAAAATTCCGATACCCACTCCGAAGCCGCAGGCGCTATCATTCCCGTTGAACATGCATTCGGCGTCAGGTTTGTTCGGAGGGTTGACATAGCCTTCTCCAGTGATCGTCGCAAACACCACTATGGAAAAGAGCTGAAAAGACAAAAACATGTCTGTTAGAACACCTTGGGGTCCGTCACATAGGCCTATAATCTTATTATCATATAAGACACGTTGTACTAGGTGTAGCACAGTGTTAGTTAGAAAACCTGTAACCAATCACATGGTGAAATACAAAATTACAGTATGCCCTGGGGAAAAAAACATGAAAGGTAATGTCTGGAGGGATGGGTAACGGTAGAGGATACCTTCAGGGGGAGTGTGTTCAACttcaagttttattgtcacatgcacaagtacagtgaaatgcttaactttcATCAAGGTGAATATAGGAGAAACAGCTCTCGTGACTAGACGTCCATCTTGTTTCCTGTGTTTGTACGATGTTGCGGTCACTCACTGTGCTAAAATACCTCTCTCACAGTTTGCTAGTTCACAACAATTTACCATATTTTATTAATGATGCTTGTAAGTGTTAAAGGCCTTTTTTAAAAATGATTTTCCGTTCGACGTGATCAGTTGTGcacttattattatttatttttttaaacttggATCATGATTGAGAAACGTGGGagtagttttgtgtgtgtgtggtccccgAAGTGGCTGATATCTGGGGCTCTGGCCCAGGGGTTTACTGTCATGCACTCCACACCAACATGACGGCTCTGCACAGGCTTTGACCTAACGCTTTATGAAGCCAACCTTTAGCGGATGTGGACAGCATTATGAAGCCAACCTGTAGTGGATGTGGACAGCATTATGAAGCCGACCTGTAGTGGATGTGGTCAGCTTTATGAAGCCGACCTGTAGTCGATGTGGACAGCCTTATGAAGCCAACTTGTAGTGGATGTGGACAGCTTTATGAAGCCGACATGGATGTGGATGTGGACAGCTTTATGAAGCCAACCTGTAGTGGATATGGACAGCTTTATGAAGCCGACCTGTAGTGGATGTGGACAGCTTTATGAAGCCGACCTGTAGTGAATGTGGACAGCTTTATGAAGCCGACCTGTAGTGGATGTGGACAGCCTTCTGAAGCCAACCTGTAGTGAATGTGGACAGCCTTATGAAGCCGACCTGTAGTGGATGTGGACAGCTTTATGAAGCCAACCTGTAGTGGATGTGGACAGCTTTATGAAACTGACTTGGATGTAGACAGCTTTATGAAGCCAACCTGTAGTGGATGTGGACAGCTTTATGAAGCCAACCTGTAGTGGATGTGGACAGCTTTATGAAGCCAACCTGTAGTGGATGTGGACAGCTTTATGAAGCCGACCTGTAGTGGATGTGGACAGCTTTATGAAGCCGACCTGTAGTGGATGTGGACAGCCTTCTGAAGCCAACCTGTAGTGAATGTGGACAGCCTTATGAAGCCGACCTGTAGTGGATGTGGACAGCTTTATGAAGCCAACCTGTAGTGGATGTGGACAGCTTTATGAAGCCGACCTGAAGTGAATGTGGACAGCTTTATGAAGCCGATCTGTAGTGAATGTGGACAGCCTTTAGAAGCCAACCTGTAGTGATGTGGACAGCCTTATAAAGCTGACCTGTAGTGGATGTGGACAGCATTATGAAGCCAACCTGTAGTGGATGTGGACAGCATTATGTTgcacttccatcctctcaggccaggggcacaatgtatgaatttatggttagatcagaattaccggcctcccgagtggcgcagcggtctaaggcactgcatcgcagtgctagaggcatcactacagacccgggttcaatcccagtctgtgtcgcagccggccgcgaccgggagaccaatgaggaggcgcataattggcccagcgtcgtctgggttaggggagggtttggccggccgggatgtccttgacCCATCGCGTTCTAATGACTCCTGTGGTGTGCCGGGCGAATGCACACTGACtttggtcgccagttgtacagtgtttcctccgacacattggtgcggctggcttccgggttaagcgagcagcatgtcaagaagcagtgcggcttggcagggtcgtgtttcagaggacgcatggctctcaaccttcgcctctccagagtccgtacaggagttgcagcgatgggacaagactgtaactaccaattggatatcatgaaaaaggggtaactacaaatacaaatatttggttcagaatcaccgttataatcattggccagtacggagaattaagaaaaaccacaagtccaaatccctatttccatctatggctaatttaggaaagggattattttagctagccagccaccggaggacaacggcACAATGAtttgcaacaattcaagttttttttctGTCAATTACATTTGGCTTGTGATtagtgtgaagccaaatccaatctggcttttttttggtgtgccaggaccattcacagttgagctcactcagtttagctcaatgctgattgactattactttatttattttttatcaagggaagccaaatgcttgctggcttcccttgcattcaatgctatgggcggcaacaatgtaatactctttttgaccagacagcatcatatagatggcctacacatactgagacagaggggtgctgtttcgctcgataggatgctttctccggtgagatacatttagccacttgcgaattgaatGAAAATTGTgaaagagagatgaaagagaaattattttcttggtcaatttttgggggaagcctggcttcccttagcatccatgaatacatgccactgttGGACAGCGTACGACATGGGTGTCTCATGTGTAGCCTGAAATCCAGACCTGTTTTGTGCTGCTGTCATGTTTGGCATATGGCACAGAGTACAAGGATTGGAGTGTTAGCGGAAACAAACAGATCTCATGGGTGCCCTAGACCAACATCAAAAACAGATAGTCTTGTATACTTTTCTATAACAGGGGTTGACATTAAGGTTTGGCCTATTGCCTGGGGCAAGTGAACTGAGCAGTAGCAAGTTGCGTTGAGACAGCTCGCGGCCCCAACGGGTTTTTAAGTGAAAACACCCAAACTGGGGTTCTATGACCTGTATCCCATGATGATTTCCGATGGGAATCCAAATGGGACTTTTCCATTCGGCCTTCAGTTTAACTAGCTCAGTGCATCCAATAGCCATCTCCTCTTGACATCGAACTGTTTTACAACATCAATGAACATGTTTTCCCCATTGAACTAAACACATTGCCTGTCTTATAATAATATAGCTAATTCCATACAAACAAATTGTCATCACAGCT
This genomic window from Coregonus clupeaformis isolate EN_2021a unplaced genomic scaffold, ASM2061545v1 scaf0047, whole genome shotgun sequence contains:
- the LOC121551216 gene encoding synaptogyrin-2-like, with translation MESGAYGASLSGGAFDFMSFIKQPQTIVRILSWLFSIVVFATITGEGYVNPPNKPDAECMFNGNDSACGFGVGIGILAFLGCVIFIVLDAYFPQISNAKERKNIVTGDLIFSGVWTLFWFICFCVLANQWSHTTKAVEISADAARAVVAFSFFSIVTWALLTTFAFTRYRQGVSDIDLGYTDPANDYSTPYPATSAYPAYPTSGPEGYQQSPFTPQNQEHPAPYQPPSY